A portion of the Deinococcus peraridilitoris DSM 19664 genome contains these proteins:
- a CDS encoding hydroxymethylglutaryl-CoA lyase: MTPSPGVHSRWTYVECPRDSWQGLHRPIPLQSKIDYLLALLEAGFTHLDLGSFVSPKAVPQLADTGQVLAALPSPRPGRADEETRDYLCIIANARGLESAAQEEKVTSVGYPLSVSDAFQRRNTGKSLEESWPLLAELRALASEADKRLVVYLSMGFGNPDGEPWAVQTSLDAVARCRDLGVSDVALADTVGRASPELVAEVCRAAVARFGPDKLGVHLHARSEQAVALALAARDAGIRWFEGALGGVGGCPFAGDTLVGNLPTEQIAPALGLPFENLSVLAERARALQYDYA, encoded by the coding sequence ATGACGCCAAGCCCTGGCGTGCACTCCCGCTGGACGTATGTCGAGTGCCCTCGCGACTCCTGGCAGGGACTGCACCGCCCGATTCCGCTGCAGTCCAAGATCGATTATCTGCTCGCATTGCTGGAAGCCGGATTCACCCACCTGGATCTCGGCTCCTTTGTCAGCCCCAAGGCCGTTCCGCAACTCGCCGACACCGGGCAGGTCCTGGCGGCGCTGCCCAGCCCCCGGCCCGGCAGAGCGGATGAAGAGACGCGTGATTACCTGTGCATCATTGCCAATGCTCGTGGCCTGGAAAGCGCTGCGCAAGAAGAAAAAGTCACCAGCGTCGGCTACCCGCTTTCGGTGTCGGATGCCTTTCAGCGGCGCAACACCGGAAAGTCCCTTGAAGAGTCATGGCCGCTGCTGGCCGAACTGCGCGCGCTGGCAAGCGAGGCCGACAAGCGCCTCGTGGTGTATCTCTCGATGGGTTTCGGGAATCCCGACGGCGAGCCGTGGGCGGTGCAGACCTCCTTGGACGCCGTCGCGCGCTGCCGGGATCTGGGGGTGAGCGACGTCGCCCTGGCCGACACGGTGGGGCGCGCCTCCCCCGAACTGGTTGCCGAGGTGTGCCGCGCGGCCGTGGCCCGCTTCGGTCCTGACAAGTTGGGAGTGCACCTGCACGCGCGAAGCGAGCAGGCCGTGGCGCTGGCACTGGCGGCCCGCGACGCCGGTATCCGCTGGTTTGAAGGCGCACTGGGTGGCGTGGGCGGCTGCCCTTTTGCGGGGGACACCCTGGTTGGTAATCTGCCGACCGAACAGATCGCGCCCGCACTCGGCCTGCCGTTCGAGAACCTGAGCGTGCTCGCAGAGCGAGCGCGCGCCTTGCAATACGATTACGCCTGA